From Deltaproteobacteria bacterium, the proteins below share one genomic window:
- a CDS encoding YgiT-type zinc finger protein has product MKKQPLHAPCSECGSAVRARTITQEFEREGLRVIVSGIRAHVCTKCGETYFAPGGAQALVEAVNGLFALARQNQQHKGPLTAAVA; this is encoded by the coding sequence ATGAAGAAACAACCTCTCCATGCCCCATGTTCTGAATGTGGCAGTGCCGTGCGCGCACGGACAATTACCCAAGAGTTTGAACGCGAGGGCTTGCGTGTTATTGTGTCCGGTATTCGTGCCCACGTGTGTACAAAATGTGGTGAGACATACTTTGCGCCGGGCGGTGCCCAAGCATTAGTGGAAGCCGTCAATGGGCTATTTGCGCTTGCTAGGCAGAACCAGCAACATAAGGGACCGTTGACCGCCGCAGTGGCGTAA
- a CDS encoding DUF4258 domain-containing protein, with the protein MASQTDPIIQIQRLVRARLYRVRSHAVRHMIEEGFDEYQLLQALTGKLQLVEAYGQDSRYLVLGYFHFTTKVLSPLHILCDLSNAGVVDLVTAYIPQRPWWIKPTLRGKRR; encoded by the coding sequence ATGGCGTCGCAAACTGACCCAATTATCCAAATCCAGCGGCTGGTGCGAGCCCGCCTCTATCGTGTCAGGTCACATGCAGTACGACATATGATCGAGGAGGGATTTGATGAGTATCAACTTTTGCAAGCATTGACTGGTAAACTGCAGCTTGTAGAAGCGTATGGCCAGGACTCCCGTTATCTTGTACTCGGTTATTTCCACTTCACAACCAAAGTCCTGTCGCCTCTTCATATCCTCTGTGATCTCTCGAACGCGGGTGTCGTTGATTTGGTGACGGCGTATATTCCGCAACGACCTTGGTGGATCAAGCCGACGCTGCGAGGAAAAAGACGATGA